The following are encoded together in the Cherax quadricarinatus isolate ZL_2023a chromosome 37, ASM3850222v1, whole genome shotgun sequence genome:
- the Cnep1r2 gene encoding nuclear envelope phosphatase-regulatory subunit 1 isoform X2 — MSLEQTACEDLKAFERRLTEVIARLQPATTRWRMVLAFVALSTALGAYLWLTDPLTQDASFLQSLLNHLFFTFAASALILLFIMGIHKKVVSPSIITSRTRAVLVDFNMSCDDTGKLILKPRPTTT, encoded by the exons ATGTCTCTTGAGCAGACAGCATGTGAAG ATCTAAAAGCATTTGAGCGACGGTTAACAGAAGTAATTGCTCGACTGCAGCCTGCCACGACCCGTTGGAGAA TGGTACTGGCATTTGTGGCACTCAGCACGGCTCTTGGTGCCTACCTCTGGCTCACGGATCCTTTAACACAGGATGCATCGTttctccagtctcttcttaaTCACCTCTTCTTCACTTTTGCTGCCTCTGCATTAA TTCTGTTATTCATAATGGGCATTCACAAAAAAGTGGTATCACCCTCAATAATTACATCTCGAACGCGGGCAGTTCTGGTGGACTTCAATATGTCGTGTGATGACACAGGGAAACTGATCCTCAAGCCACGCCCAACAACAACCTGA
- the Cnep1r2 gene encoding nuclear envelope phosphatase-regulatory subunit 1 isoform X1 yields the protein MWQTPEQQCEGSPARPWLGPSRDNSVVTCEGQNVRVTESIWERRTLADMSLEQTACEDLKAFERRLTEVIARLQPATTRWRMVLAFVALSTALGAYLWLTDPLTQDASFLQSLLNHLFFTFAASALILLFIMGIHKKVVSPSIITSRTRAVLVDFNMSCDDTGKLILKPRPTTT from the exons ATGTGGCAGACACCAGAGCAACAGTGTGAGGGGTCACCAGCACGGCCATGGCTCGGACCCTCCAGGGACAATTCTGTCGTCACTTGTGAGGGACAAAACGTCCGCGTTACTGAGTCCATTTGGGAAA GAAGGACTCTAGCAGACATGTCTCTTGAGCAGACAGCATGTGAAG ATCTAAAAGCATTTGAGCGACGGTTAACAGAAGTAATTGCTCGACTGCAGCCTGCCACGACCCGTTGGAGAA TGGTACTGGCATTTGTGGCACTCAGCACGGCTCTTGGTGCCTACCTCTGGCTCACGGATCCTTTAACACAGGATGCATCGTttctccagtctcttcttaaTCACCTCTTCTTCACTTTTGCTGCCTCTGCATTAA TTCTGTTATTCATAATGGGCATTCACAAAAAAGTGGTATCACCCTCAATAATTACATCTCGAACGCGGGCAGTTCTGGTGGACTTCAATATGTCGTGTGATGACACAGGGAAACTGATCCTCAAGCCACGCCCAACAACAACCTGA